A stretch of DNA from Manihot esculenta cultivar AM560-2 chromosome 7, M.esculenta_v8, whole genome shotgun sequence:
TTTTTTGGCATATACTTAAAAACTAAAGACTTAAACGAAGAAATTAATCAATAGAAGTCTAAAACGAATATCATTTTCAACCGTAGGATGTGagggatattttaatttttttaataatcttaCTTTTTTAGAGcaataaatcttttaaaattgacCGCAGGATTCGCCATAAAACAGCATAAAAATTTCAACGATACAATGTCTGACAATAAAACCCCAACACAACGGTCAAAACAAAACCTACTCAACGTCTTCCACGTGTAACCCTCGCCAAAATTTCTCACTTGCGGTTCAGCAATCTAAAACCACCGGCAGCCAACCAATCACAATTCACAACTACTCTCCTCCTCGCTCTCAGTCTCAGCACTCAGCAGGCAGCTCTCCATTCCattcccggaaaaacaaaaagtTGTCTACGGACGTTGCTCTGCCAATACACTCTCACCACGTGTCCTTCCGCTTTCCGTTTCGCTCCTCACTCGCTGCATCCTATGATTTCCTCGCTCCCTGAACTGCACACCACCGGGCATCAGCAAGGAAGAATGTGAAGCAGAGTGTGAAGTGAATGGTTTATTGTTATTTTGCGGCGGCCTTCCTCCCGGTTGAGTGTTTCCTGAATCGTCTCGGGGCTGGATCCGCTTGCCTCTGTGTTGATTGATAAGGAGAAGCAACACTGGCGGCGATGAGAGGAAGCCTCTTGATTAACCGTCGCGGGGTGCAGAGATTTCGGCAGCTCGCGATCGGTGCTGCTGGATCGGTTAAGATCAAGCTGTTACTATGCTGTTGTATAGTGTTTATGATGCTTGCGCTTGCTGGACGCGCATCGGATTTCATGAGATGGACCAAGCATGATGTTATTGCTGATCAGTTGTCTGTTCCAGGGTGCGTACTTGATAAAATCATTCAGTAAGATAATTAAGTTGTTGCCTTTTTTGGTGTATCTTTTCTTTAACTTTTATTAGATTTTGTTTGATTCAGATTTGGTATAGTCCATTggcctttatttatttaatgaaaagGAATCTTCCTTTGCTTTTGTCTTACTCAAAATTAGTAATGAAGTTATCAATGAATGATTACCTTGATTTAGTTTTAGTTGAAAATTTCCCGCTTTGGAAATTGAAGCTGGAAAGTGGAATTTGAAGAATTTTGAGCTCAAGTTATAGCAACATACACATCACTTAGAAGGAGAGGAAAAAAATATGGACTACTTTAATTTGTTGAATAATGCTTTTTACCGGTTCAATATGTAACTTTTGAGCAGCATTTGGATTTCGAAACCTGGAATTCAAACTGGTGTACAACTTGATAGCTATGGAAATAGGAATTGTCCATGAAAAAACTGAATTCGTGGCAAAAGAGTTCACTTTAAACGTCTAATGTAGACAATCAGAGGAGTTTTGTATTGGTGATTGTTCTATTAGTATATTAATTCATTGATCTGATTTCTACTGGCCAAACAATGGACGCAATATTTCTGcatttatgtgtttgtgtttgtGCATATCTTGAGATTATTTATGTATGTCTCATGGATTATTAAAGCATTAAGTGAATATGCAAGTCATCCTGTGCTTCTTATGCACAGTTGCCTAGCATTTTATGGATTAAGCAATGGTGAATAGAATTCCTTTTGCCCTTAATTAGTTTGAGATTGTAAGCTTGAAGGATGCTGGTGAATATATGTTTGAATATCAACAATCTTAATGCCTTGTGTACATGTTAGAGcatgttgatccttatgttatTGTTTTGGATTTGTAATTCTTTTGCAGGAAAGGATATGCTATAGTAGTTAACACATGGAAGAGATATGATCTGTTGAAGCAGTCAATTTCCCACTATTCATCTTGTGCTGGGCTTGATTCTATACATATTGTCTGGAGTGAGCCCAACCCTCCATCAGAATCTCTTGTTGAGCATCTCAATCACATTCTACAGTCAAAATCTAAAGGTGCGAGGCGGGCTGAGTTGAAATTTGATATCAACAAGGAAGACAGTTTGAATAATAGATTCAAAGAAATTAAGGATTTGAAGACTGATGCTGTTTTCTCAATTGATGATGATGTTATATTTCCTTGCTCTTCAGTGGAATTCGCTTTCAGTGTTTGGCAGAGTGCCCCAGATAATATGGTGGGCTTTGTGCCCCGTTCCCATTGGATTGATCAATTGGTATGGCTTCGTATTATTACTATGCTTTACTGCAGTAAAGATCATTTGCTTCATCTTTCAAGTTTGTGTAAACATGTGGAAAGATTTTGCTTGTTTCCAATCTCTTTAAGCTTCATATATTTCTTGATGCGTCTATTTTGTTGCAGAACTTCTGAAGGAAATACTTATCTAATTGAATCCAAATTTTATGTTCTTTTTCATGGATATGTGCTACAGAAAATAGCAGTAACAGATGCAACATTCATGAATCAATTTGTGAAAGAAATTAAGTGATGCATGCATTGGTTCTTTCGCCTCGTGCTATACCTGTATATTTGTACCTGAAAGTGTAACTTGACCAATGCTATACTTGATTATTAACTAAGGTTGTAAAAGAGTTCTACTCAATCTTGATAAAATTGCACGCTTGGAATGTAGACATGCAAATTGCAGTTATGtgccaaaattttaatattagtgATATTTATTTCCTTTTGGTGATTATTTAGGAATCTGACACTTACCTTCAGGGAGGATATGTGGATTTGCCTTAGGCCTTTCTGTTTATTCATATTTTATGCAGGAAGGGAAAAAGGATTACTACGTATATGGTGGATGGTGGTCCGTTTGGTGGACTGGTACATATAGTATGGTACTTTCAAAGGCTGCCTTTTTCCACAAAAAGTATCTCAGTTTATATTCAAATGAGATGCCAGCATCAATCAGAGAGtacactaccaagaacaggtgcTTCTTCTATTCATCATGAAATATGCTTGTCCTTTTGCTATATTCTGCTGTATTACATGCTAACTGTTCCTTTTAATTTGGAACTCATCCACCAGGAATTGTGAAGATATTGCAATGTCCTTTCTTGTTGCAAATGCAACTGGAGCTCCACCTATTTGGGTGAAAGGTAGATGATTTATCTGACATAAGCCATAGTTATTAACAGTTTATTGACATAATCTCGTTGTCTGGtgtatttaatagattttactTAATAATTATAAGTTTAGAAGGGTTTTATGTTATAAATCTATAGAGCAAAGCGCCAAAAAAATTGTTCTAACTACTTAAATGGTTATGGGTTAAACTCCTCCCTTCCCTGCTTTGTCAAAGAAACAGGATAGGATGTCAGAAAAGGAATAGTCTTTGGCTGCTGCAATCGTGTTCTGTCAACATATCTTGTAATGTTATGTTGTTAGTTAATTCATAAATCACCTTGCCTTTTCTCAGCGTAATGCAATTTGCTCCTTCTCCTCATTCTTGTCGGTTATTGAGCTTTTCCTCCTTGTCCTGGTAGCTTAGCTGATAAAGTTCTCTTTTTTACGTGGTATGAGtgatttatttgtttgtttatttatatagaaaaattaaatctttaaaacaagttaaaaagaGGAGGAACAAGATCTTAAGTGAGAGAAAGGGGAAATAAGGAAGGATGAGATGTTAGGTAATGAGCAAAATCTCATTGTTTAAGAAATGATGGCGCCTGAGATCTTAAAATTTGAGGTGAATAAATGGCGCGTATCTCTTAATTGGCAATTCTTGATTTCTTGGTTAAAAGGTCCTATAGTTAACTGTTGGTATAAATATGTTGCTTCTTGACTTATTGACCGGATATGGGCTTGTGTGCCTGATATGGTTCATTAAATCCCAGCTAAATTGGTTCACTGTGACTGTCAGGGTTGTGAATATATTAGTGTGCTTACTGTTCCCTTCAAAGATTTGTTCCTTCACCACCAGTTGCATGCTCTGGTGAAGCATTTTATAGGTTTAGATGGGAACTGGTGAAGGAACTTGCTATTTAGTTGGAAGAACACACGGTTTTCAATGCTGTGGCATGTGATTTATATTTCCATGATCATTATTCTGTACTTccaaattttctattttggctTTTGGAATTTTGTTTACGGAGGACATATTGCCAAAATTTTCTCCTCATAAATGTAGTGGTGAGAAAATTTATCTTAATTGGAGTTGTTTGAtatggaaaaagaaaatgaggagATTTGCGTGGATGAGAAGGATTTAACGTCAgattaaaaatagagaaaatttaAGGACTGACAAAAGCTATGTGCTTCTTGGATCCTAAATAGTGAAACATCAAGGTATCAACTGAGTGATAAACCTTTTAGCTAAACTGATCTTAGACTTGGAATGATGCATTTTGTATTTGGAGGATCATTTAAACAgcattcttttctttaattttttctatGCCCTGCCTTCTCTCTGCGTGCATGGTTAAGATTAGAGACCAGCAACAGGtgataaaaattttcttttgtttttttttttttttttttacatttatgTTGACAATTCTGAcagttaaaaatgaaaatacgaacaagaaataaaacaaaatgTATACCAATTAGCTGCGAAGAATGGAACCTGAATTTTTCTGGTATTATTATAACATTTGGGCTCCTTTGttttacaaaaaaatatttttagcttTTTCTAGCATTTTTGGTACTCACGAAAATTAGTCagcaaaaaatatattttcctgataaaaaaaaaattaagtcattTCAAAAAACATGTCGGtctcttttaaaagaaaaagttattttctagcctttgaaaatcttatttgaacattcatatataaatttgttaatatattttattttttaaattaaaattaa
This window harbors:
- the LOC110619716 gene encoding glycosylinositol phosphorylceramide mannosyl transferase 1 isoform X2 translates to MRGSLLINRRGVQRFRQLAIGAAGSVKIKLLLCCCIVFMMLALAGRASDFMRWTKHDVIADQLSVPGKGYAIVVNTWKRYDLLKQSISHYSSCAGLDSIHIVWSEPNPPSESLVEHLNHILQSKSKGARRAELKFDINKEDSLNNRFKEIKDLKTDAVFSIDDDVIFPCSSVEFAFSVWQSAPDNMVGFVPRSHWIDQLEGKKDYYVYGGWWSVWWTGTYSMVLSKAAFFHKKYLSLYSNEMPASIREYTTKNRNCEDIAMSFLVANATGAPPIWVKGKIFEIGSTGISSLGGHSERRTTCVNRFVAEYGRMPLVYTSVKTVDSRRAWFW
- the LOC110619716 gene encoding glycosylinositol phosphorylceramide mannosyl transferase 1 isoform X1, with the translated sequence MRGSLLINRRGVQRFRQLAIGAAGSVKIKLLLCCCIVFMMLALAGRASDFMRWTKHDVIADQLSVPGCVLDKIIQKGYAIVVNTWKRYDLLKQSISHYSSCAGLDSIHIVWSEPNPPSESLVEHLNHILQSKSKGARRAELKFDINKEDSLNNRFKEIKDLKTDAVFSIDDDVIFPCSSVEFAFSVWQSAPDNMVGFVPRSHWIDQLEGKKDYYVYGGWWSVWWTGTYSMVLSKAAFFHKKYLSLYSNEMPASIREYTTKNRNCEDIAMSFLVANATGAPPIWVKGKIFEIGSTGISSLGGHSERRTTCVNRFVAEYGRMPLVYTSVKTVDSRRAWFW
- the LOC110619716 gene encoding glycosylinositol phosphorylceramide mannosyl transferase 1 isoform X3; translated protein: MRGSLLINRRGVQRFRQLAIGAAGSVKIKLLLCCCIVFMMLALAGRASDFMRWTKHDVIADQLSVPGCVLDKIIQKGYAIVVNTWKRYDLLKQSISHYSSCAGLDSIHIVWSEPNPPSESLVEHLNHILQSKSKGARRAELKFDINKEDSLNNRFKEIKDLKTDAVFSIDDDVIFPCSSVEFAFSVWQSAPDNMVGFVPRSHWIDQLEGKKDYYVYGGWWSVWWTGTYSMVLSKAAFFHKKYLSLYSNEMPASIREYTTKNRQDF